The proteins below come from a single Chryseobacterium nepalense genomic window:
- a CDS encoding RagB/SusD family nutrient uptake outer membrane protein, with protein sequence MNNKYLYKKIILGSITLGTLFFTGSCTQDLEREPTLGLTSSVLYKDFSNYKPALAKIYAGLAIGGQGDQNNGDANTDIGGIDGGFSNYLRQMYSMQVLTTDEAVIAWADAGLPEMHSMTWNASNPFVAAIYYRIFNVIAVSNEFIKNTTDEKLSSNGIAGNDLTEAKYMRAEARFLRAQSYYHALDLFGNVPYVTETTDIINTPPPRIVRAELFKYVESELLACANELKDARTNEYGRADKAAAWALLARLYLNAQVYTGTARYTDCITYCNKVISAGYALKTNYASLFMADNNVSNPEVILSVNYDGTSTRTYGGSTFMVHAAVGGSMPASQFGINGGWGGLRTTKAFVNLFTPNDQRGNFYTSGQNLEINNVSTFTDGYAFIKYKNIKFSNGAPGSDASGDFVDADIPLYRLADIYLMYGEAVARGGSGGSTATALGYVNALRTRAGANTVGSINTDFFLDERARELSWEATRRTDLIRYGKFTSSSYLWPWKGGVKDGKAVEDYRNLFPIPANDIVANPNLIQNPGY encoded by the coding sequence ATGAACAATAAATATTTATATAAAAAGATTATTTTAGGATCTATTACATTAGGAACTCTGTTTTTCACAGGTTCATGTACACAAGATCTTGAAAGAGAACCTACCTTAGGATTAACTTCTTCTGTGTTATACAAAGATTTTAGTAATTATAAACCAGCTTTGGCTAAAATTTATGCCGGTCTTGCAATCGGGGGACAGGGAGACCAGAATAATGGTGATGCAAATACTGATATTGGAGGTATTGATGGAGGGTTTTCAAACTATCTTCGTCAGATGTACAGTATGCAGGTTTTAACTACTGATGAAGCAGTTATAGCATGGGCAGACGCTGGTCTTCCGGAAATGCATAGCATGACTTGGAACGCTTCCAATCCTTTTGTGGCTGCAATTTATTATAGAATATTCAATGTAATTGCTGTGAGTAATGAATTTATTAAGAATACCACAGACGAAAAACTTTCTTCAAATGGTATTGCAGGTAATGATCTTACAGAAGCAAAATATATGCGTGCCGAAGCTCGTTTTTTAAGAGCACAATCATATTATCACGCATTGGATCTATTTGGAAATGTCCCTTATGTAACAGAAACTACCGATATTATTAATACACCGCCTCCAAGAATTGTGAGAGCAGAGTTATTCAAATATGTAGAATCAGAACTCTTAGCATGTGCTAATGAATTAAAAGATGCCAGAACAAATGAATATGGCAGGGCGGATAAAGCCGCAGCATGGGCATTATTAGCAAGATTATATCTTAATGCTCAGGTGTATACAGGTACTGCAAGATATACAGACTGTATTACTTATTGTAATAAAGTTATCAGTGCAGGATATGCATTAAAAACAAACTACGCATCACTATTTATGGCTGATAACAATGTAAGCAATCCTGAAGTTATTCTATCTGTAAATTATGATGGTACAAGTACCAGAACGTATGGAGGATCAACCTTCATGGTGCATGCTGCAGTTGGAGGGTCAATGCCTGCTTCGCAGTTTGGAATCAACGGAGGATGGGGTGGTTTAAGAACAACAAAGGCATTTGTTAATTTGTTCACTCCCAATGATCAAAGAGGTAACTTTTATACCAGCGGACAGAATTTAGAAATAAATAATGTAAGTACGTTTACAGATGGATACGCATTCATAAAGTATAAAAATATTAAATTCTCAAACGGAGCTCCTGGTTCAGATGCTTCCGGTGATTTTGTAGATGCAGATATTCCTTTATACCGTTTAGCAGATATATATTTAATGTATGGTGAGGCAGTTGCAAGAGGGGGCTCCGGTGGTAGTACAGCTACGGCCTTGGGTTATGTGAATGCTTTGAGAACAAGAGCAGGGGCAAATACAGTTGGATCTATTAACACAGATTTCTTTTTGGATGAAAGAGCCAGAGAATTATCGTGGGAAGCAACTAGAAGAACAGATTTAATCCGTTACGGCAAGTTTACGTCTTCATCATATTTATGGCCATGGAAAGGAGGGGTGAAAGATGGAAAAGCAGTTGAGGATTATAGAAATCTATTTCCAATTCCTGCAAATGATATCGTGGCAAATCCTAATTTGATTCAAAATCCTGGATACTAA